A window of the Verminephrobacter eiseniae EF01-2 genome harbors these coding sequences:
- a CDS encoding alpha/beta hydrolase, whose translation MLDLPLSFLQRPAAPAISRPWLLVLLHGVGSNEQDLFGLAPHIPDRFHVLSLRAPFRIGPDAYAWFDFSIGPDSERSIDAVQEAESRALAARSIEAAAGQWGIAPERVVVGGFSQGGMMALSLLLTRPALMQAGMVWHGRLLPQVVPLTAPADALRGKQLWLSHGTHDDIIPLAHAQAVVQHMAPLPVTLSYREFPGAHEIRPAELTATVAWLESLTTGPAVR comes from the coding sequence ATGCTTGACTTACCGCTGAGTTTTTTGCAGCGCCCTGCTGCCCCGGCCATATCCCGCCCCTGGTTGCTGGTGCTGCTGCACGGCGTGGGCAGCAACGAGCAGGACCTGTTCGGCCTGGCCCCGCATATTCCCGATCGATTTCATGTGCTCAGCCTGCGCGCGCCGTTTCGTATCGGGCCGGATGCGTATGCCTGGTTTGATTTTTCGATAGGACCGGACAGCGAACGCAGCATCGATGCAGTGCAAGAGGCCGAAAGCCGCGCCTTGGCGGCCAGATCGATCGAGGCCGCTGCCGGGCAATGGGGCATTGCGCCCGAGCGCGTGGTGGTCGGCGGCTTCAGCCAGGGCGGCATGATGGCCTTGTCGCTGCTGCTGACCCGACCCGCGCTGATGCAGGCCGGCATGGTCTGGCATGGCCGCCTGTTGCCACAGGTGGTGCCGCTGACCGCTCCCGCCGACGCGCTACGCGGCAAGCAGTTGTGGCTGAGCCACGGCACGCATGACGACATCATCCCGCTGGCCCATGCACAAGCCGTCGTGCAGCACATGGCGCCGTTGCCCGTGACCCTGAGCTACCGCGAGTTTCCCGGCGCGCACGAGATCCGCCCGGCGGAACTGACTGCCACGGTGGCCTGGCTGGAATCGCTGACAACCGGGCCTGCGGTGCGCTGA
- the arfB gene encoding alternative ribosome rescue aminoacyl-tRNA hydrolase ArfB, with the protein MAPLPLQVPVQEVEITAVRAQGPGGQNVNKVSSAIHLRFDVAASSLPEDVKQRLLALRDTRITQEGVVVIKARQYRSQEQNCAAALERLNTLVNSVALPPRVRRATKPSYSARQRRLQDKTQRSATKALRGPVRDGLPGS; encoded by the coding sequence ATGGCCCCGCTGCCCCTGCAAGTGCCTGTGCAAGAGGTGGAAATCACCGCCGTGCGCGCACAAGGCCCGGGCGGTCAAAACGTCAACAAGGTGTCCAGCGCAATACATCTGCGCTTTGACGTGGCCGCCTCCTCGTTGCCCGAAGATGTGAAACAGCGCCTGCTGGCCCTGCGCGACACACGCATCACGCAAGAAGGCGTGGTCGTCATCAAGGCCCGGCAATACCGCAGCCAAGAGCAAAACTGCGCCGCCGCACTGGAGCGCCTGAACACCCTGGTCAACAGCGTGGCCCTGCCCCCGCGTGTGCGCCGCGCCACCAAACCCTCGTACAGCGCCAGGCAGCGGCGGCTGCAAGACAAAACGCAACGCAGTGCCACCAAGGCATTGCGGGGCCCGGTGCGTGACGGTCTGCCAGGGTCGTAA
- the aroQ gene encoding type II 3-dehydroquinate dehydratase, translating into MKTVFVLNGPNLNLLGQREPAVYGMHTLADVQQLCAAACARHGFALRFHQSNHEGALLDWIHEAGRMHASGELAGVVINAGAYTHTSIALHDATKGTGITLIELHISNVHAREPFRHHSHMAAAAKAVLCGFGVPGYGLAIDGLAQMQPPAA; encoded by the coding sequence ATGAAAACCGTTTTTGTCCTCAACGGCCCCAACCTGAACCTGCTGGGCCAGCGCGAGCCCGCCGTGTACGGTATGCACACGCTGGCCGATGTGCAGCAGCTATGCGCCGCCGCCTGCGCGCGCCATGGCTTTGCGCTGCGCTTTCACCAAAGCAACCACGAAGGCGCGCTGCTCGACTGGATCCACGAAGCGGGCCGCATGCACGCGAGCGGCGAGCTTGCGGGCGTGGTCATCAACGCCGGCGCTTACACCCACACCAGCATCGCGCTGCACGATGCCACCAAGGGCACCGGGATCACGTTGATTGAGTTGCACATCAGCAACGTGCACGCGCGCGAGCCGTTTCGCCACCATTCCCATATGGCAGCGGCGGCCAAGGCCGTGCTGTGCGGCTTTGGCGTGCCGGGCTACGGTCTGGCCATCGACGGCTTGGCGCAAATGCAGCCGCCTGCCGCCTGA
- the rplQ gene encoding 50S ribosomal protein L17: MRHGHGLRKLNRSSSHRLAMLQNMMNSLIEHEVIKTTLPKAKELRRVIEPMITLAKQDSVANRRLAFNRLRERASVTKLFNVLGPHFRLRPGGYTRILKMGFRVGDNAPMALVELVDRPGVATEENNSASAEQ; this comes from the coding sequence ATGCGCCACGGACACGGCCTTCGCAAACTCAACCGCTCCAGTTCGCACCGCCTTGCGATGCTGCAAAACATGATGAATTCGCTCATCGAGCACGAAGTCATCAAGACCACGCTCCCCAAGGCCAAGGAACTGCGGCGCGTGATCGAACCCATGATCACGCTGGCCAAGCAAGACTCGGTGGCCAACCGCCGCCTGGCCTTCAACCGCCTGCGCGAGCGGGCCAGCGTGACCAAGTTGTTCAACGTTCTGGGCCCCCACTTTCGGCTGCGTCCCGGTGGCTACACCCGGATCCTGAAGATGGGTTTCCGCGTGGGTGACAACGCCCCCATGGCCTTGGTCGAATTGGTCGATCGTCCCGGCGTGGCTACCGAAGAAAATAATTCGGCAAGCGCTGAACAATAA
- a CDS encoding DNA-directed RNA polymerase subunit alpha: MQTNLLKPKAINVEQLGHHHAKVALEPFERGYGHTLGNAIRRVLLSSMVGYAATEVTIAGVLHEYSSIDGVQEDVVNILLNLKGVVFKLHNRDEVTLSLRKDGEGMVTARDIQTPHDVEIVNPDHVIANLSQGGKLDMQIKVEKGRGYMPGNLRRYADEVTKSIGRIVLDASFSPVRRVSYTVESARVEQRTDLDKLVVEIETNGAITAEDAVRASAKILVEQLAVFAQLEGGELAAFDAPTGPRGNASFDPILLRPVDELELTVRSANCLKAENIYYIGDLIQRTENELLKTPNLGRKSLNEIKEVLASRGLTLGMKLENWPPAGLDKR, from the coding sequence ATGCAAACCAATTTGCTGAAACCCAAGGCAATCAATGTCGAGCAGCTTGGTCACCACCATGCCAAGGTCGCACTGGAGCCGTTCGAGCGTGGCTATGGTCATACGCTGGGCAACGCCATCCGGCGCGTGCTGCTCTCGTCGATGGTGGGTTACGCAGCGACGGAAGTCACCATCGCAGGCGTTTTGCACGAGTACTCGTCGATCGACGGGGTGCAAGAGGACGTGGTCAACATCCTGCTGAACCTCAAGGGAGTGGTGTTCAAGCTGCACAACCGTGATGAAGTGACACTGAGCCTGCGCAAGGACGGCGAAGGGATGGTCACGGCGCGGGACATACAAACCCCGCACGACGTGGAAATCGTCAACCCGGACCATGTGATTGCCAACCTGTCGCAAGGCGGCAAGCTGGACATGCAGATCAAGGTCGAAAAAGGCCGTGGCTACATGCCGGGCAACCTGCGCCGCTATGCAGACGAGGTGACCAAGTCGATTGGCCGCATCGTTCTGGATGCATCGTTCTCCCCGGTCAGGCGCGTGAGCTACACGGTGGAAAGCGCCCGCGTCGAACAGCGCACCGACTTGGACAAGCTGGTCGTCGAGATCGAAACCAATGGCGCCATCACGGCCGAAGACGCAGTGCGGGCATCGGCCAAGATCCTGGTGGAACAACTGGCGGTGTTCGCGCAGCTCGAAGGTGGCGAGCTGGCTGCGTTCGACGCACCGACCGGGCCACGCGGCAATGCCAGCTTCGATCCGATCCTGCTGCGCCCGGTCGACGAACTGGAGCTGACCGTGCGCTCGGCCAACTGCCTGAAGGCCGAAAACATCTACTACATCGGTGACCTGATACAGCGCACCGAAAACGAACTGCTCAAGACGCCCAACCTGGGCCGCAAGTCGCTCAATGAGATCAAGGAAGTGCTTGCCTCGCGTGGCCTCACGCTGGGCATGAAGCTCGAAAACTGGCCACCCGCTGGCCTGGACAAACGTTAA
- the rpsD gene encoding 30S ribosomal protein S4 encodes MARYLGPKAKLSRREGTDLFLKSARRSIADKSKFDSKPGQHGRTSGARTSDYGLQLREKQKVKRMYGVLEKQFRRYFEAAESRKGNTGANLLFLLESRLDNVVYRMGFGSTRAEARQLVSHKAITVNGQSVNIPSYLVKTGDLVAVREKSKKQGRIAEALQLATQVGMPAWVEVNTEKAEGLFKKAPDRDEFGADINESLIVELYSR; translated from the coding sequence GTGGCACGTTACCTCGGCCCCAAGGCCAAACTCTCCCGGCGTGAAGGCACGGACCTGTTCCTCAAAAGCGCACGCCGCTCGATTGCCGACAAGTCGAAATTCGACTCCAAGCCCGGCCAGCATGGCCGCACCTCCGGTGCCCGCACTTCCGACTATGGTCTGCAACTGCGTGAAAAGCAAAAGGTCAAGCGCATGTACGGTGTGCTGGAAAAGCAATTTCGCCGTTACTTCGAGGCCGCTGAAAGCCGCAAGGGCAACACCGGCGCCAATCTGCTGTTCCTGCTGGAATCGCGTCTGGACAACGTGGTGTACCGCATGGGTTTCGGTTCGACCCGCGCTGAGGCGCGTCAGTTGGTCTCGCACAAAGCGATCACCGTGAACGGTCAATCGGTGAACATCCCCTCGTACCTCGTGAAGACGGGTGACTTGGTGGCCGTGCGCGAAAAGTCCAAAAAGCAGGGCCGCATCGCCGAAGCCCTGCAACTGGCCACACAGGTGGGCATGCCGGCCTGGGTGGAGGTCAACACCGAAAAGGCCGAGGGCCTCTTCAAGAAGGCGCCTGACCGTGATGAGTTTGGCGCCGACATCAACGAATCGCTGATCGTCGAGTTGTACTCGCGCTGA
- the rpsK gene encoding 30S ribosomal protein S11: MAKSPVNNAAQRVRKKVRKNVADGIAHVHASFNNTIITITDRQGNALSWASSGGQGFKGSRKSTPFAAQVASEVAGRAAIDQGIKNLDVEIRGPGPGRESSVRALGALGIRITSISDVTPVPHNGCRPQKRRRI; this comes from the coding sequence ATGGCCAAGTCTCCTGTCAATAACGCAGCCCAGCGTGTGCGCAAGAAAGTCCGCAAAAATGTCGCGGACGGTATTGCGCATGTGCATGCTTCGTTCAACAACACCATCATCACGATCACCGATCGACAAGGCAATGCCTTGTCCTGGGCATCGTCCGGTGGCCAGGGTTTCAAGGGCTCGCGCAAGTCGACCCCGTTCGCGGCCCAGGTGGCATCGGAAGTGGCTGGCCGCGCTGCCATCGACCAGGGCATCAAGAATCTCGATGTGGAAATCAGAGGCCCCGGCCCTGGCCGTGAATCCTCGGTGCGCGCGCTGGGCGCACTGGGCATCCGCATTACGTCGATCTCCGATGTGACCCCGGTGCCGCACAACGGCTGCCGCCCGCAAAAGCGCCGGCGGATCTGA
- the rpsM gene encoding 30S ribosomal protein S13 codes for MARIAGINIPPHKHAEIGLTAIFGIGRNRARKICDASGIAYSKKIKDLTDGDLEKIRVQIEQFTIEGDLRRETTMNIKRLMDIGCYRGFRHRRGLPVRGQRTRTNARTRKGPRKGAAALKK; via the coding sequence ATGGCACGTATCGCAGGCATTAATATCCCGCCGCACAAGCATGCGGAAATCGGTTTGACCGCCATTTTCGGCATTGGTCGCAACCGCGCGCGCAAGATTTGCGACGCATCCGGAATCGCTTACAGCAAGAAGATCAAGGATCTGACGGATGGCGATCTGGAAAAAATTCGTGTGCAAATCGAGCAGTTCACCATCGAAGGCGACCTGCGCCGCGAAACCACGATGAACATCAAGCGCTTGATGGACATCGGCTGCTACCGGGGTTTTCGTCATCGCCGCGGTCTGCCCGTGCGCGGTCAACGCACCCGTACCAATGCCCGCACCCGCAAGGGGCCGCGCAAGGGCGCCGCTGCACTGAAGAAATAA
- the rpmJ gene encoding 50S ribosomal protein L36, which produces MRVSASVKKICRNCKIIRRKGVVRVICTDLRHKQRQG; this is translated from the coding sequence ATGAGAGTTTCGGCTTCGGTGAAAAAAATCTGCCGCAACTGCAAGATCATCCGCCGCAAAGGTGTGGTGCGCGTGATCTGCACGGATCTGCGCCACAAGCAGCGCCAGGGTTGA
- the secY gene encoding preprotein translocase subunit SecY, with product MATGAIQIAKTGKFGDLRRRLVFLLLALVVYRIGAHIPVPGIDPAQLQRLFSGQQGGILNLFNMFSGGALSRFTVFALGIMPYISASIIMQLMTYVLPQFEQLKKEGEAGRRKITQYTRYGTLGLALFQSLGIAVALESSAGLVLSPGLGFRMTAVVSLTAGTMFLMWLGEQITERGLGNGISILIFSGIAAGLPGSIGGLLELVRTGAMSILAAIFIVIVVALVTYFVVFVERGLRKILVNHARRQVGNKVYGAQSSHLPLKLNMAGVIPPIFASSIILLPATVVNWFSAGESMRWLKDISGALTPGQPIYVMFYAAAIIFFCFFYTALVFNSRETADNLKKSGAFIPGIRPGEQTARYIDKILVRLTLAGAVYITFVCLLPEFLILKYNVPFYFGGTSLLIIVVVTMDFMAQVQNYMMSQQYESLLKKARFKGGA from the coding sequence GTGGCTACAGGCGCAATTCAAATTGCAAAAACCGGCAAATTCGGCGACTTGCGCCGGCGCCTGGTTTTTCTGTTGCTGGCGCTGGTCGTGTACCGCATCGGGGCGCATATCCCTGTGCCCGGTATCGACCCGGCCCAGTTGCAGCGGCTGTTCAGTGGCCAGCAAGGAGGCATCCTGAACCTGTTCAACATGTTCTCGGGGGGCGCGCTGTCGCGCTTTACGGTTTTCGCCCTGGGAATCATGCCGTACATCTCGGCCTCGATCATCATGCAACTGATGACCTATGTGCTGCCCCAGTTCGAGCAGTTGAAAAAGGAAGGCGAAGCCGGGCGCAGGAAAATCACGCAGTACACGCGCTATGGCACCTTGGGTCTGGCCCTGTTTCAGTCCCTGGGGATTGCGGTGGCACTGGAGAGCTCCGCCGGTCTGGTGCTCAGCCCGGGCTTGGGTTTTCGCATGACGGCCGTGGTGAGTCTGACGGCCGGAACGATGTTCCTGATGTGGCTGGGCGAGCAGATTACCGAGCGGGGTCTGGGCAACGGCATCTCGATCCTGATCTTCAGCGGCATTGCGGCCGGCTTGCCCGGCTCCATCGGCGGGCTGCTGGAATTGGTGCGCACCGGGGCGATGAGCATTCTGGCGGCGATCTTCATCGTCATCGTCGTCGCGCTGGTGACTTACTTCGTGGTGTTCGTCGAGCGTGGTCTGCGCAAGATTCTGGTCAACCACGCCCGTCGGCAGGTAGGCAACAAGGTCTACGGCGCCCAATCCTCGCACCTGCCGCTCAAGCTGAACATGGCCGGCGTGATTCCGCCGATCTTTGCCTCGTCGATCATCTTGCTGCCGGCAACGGTGGTGAATTGGTTCAGCGCCGGTGAGTCCATGCGCTGGCTGAAGGACATCTCGGGGGCACTGACCCCGGGCCAGCCCATTTATGTGATGTTCTATGCCGCTGCGATCATCTTTTTCTGTTTCTTTTACACGGCGCTGGTGTTCAACAGCCGTGAAACGGCAGACAACCTGAAAAAAAGCGGGGCCTTCATTCCCGGCATACGCCCCGGTGAGCAGACCGCCCGTTACATCGACAAAATCCTGGTGCGTCTGACCCTGGCCGGCGCCGTCTACATCACTTTTGTCTGCCTGCTGCCGGAGTTCCTGATCCTGAAGTACAACGTTCCGTTCTACTTTGGCGGGACATCGCTGCTGATCATCGTGGTGGTGACCATGGACTTCATGGCCCAGGTGCAGAACTACATGATGTCGCAGCAGTACGAATCGCTGCTCAAAAAAGCCCGATTCAAAGGTGGCGCGTGA
- the rplO gene encoding 50S ribosomal protein L15: MQLNSIKPAAGAKHAKRRVGRGIGSGLGKTAGRGHKGQKSRAGGYHKVGFEGGQMPLQRRLPKRGFKSQSLRFNAEVTLTTLDRLGLAEVDVLALKQAGLVGELIKVVKVIKSGALNRAVKLSGVGVTAGAKAAIEAAGGSVA, translated from the coding sequence ATGCAACTCAATAGCATCAAGCCCGCCGCCGGCGCCAAGCATGCCAAGCGCCGAGTCGGCCGTGGCATCGGCTCCGGCCTGGGCAAAACCGCTGGCCGCGGCCACAAGGGTCAGAAGTCCCGCGCCGGCGGCTACCACAAGGTCGGTTTCGAGGGCGGTCAAATGCCGCTGCAGCGGCGTCTGCCCAAGCGCGGTTTCAAATCGCAGTCGCTGCGCTTCAACGCCGAAGTGACGCTGACGACGCTCGATCGGCTCGGCTTGGCCGAAGTCGATGTTCTGGCATTGAAGCAGGCCGGTCTGGTCGGCGAACTGATCAAAGTGGTCAAGGTCATCAAGAGCGGCGCCCTGAACCGGGCGGTCAAGCTCAGCGGTGTGGGCGTAACGGCCGGTGCCAAGGCGGCCATCGAAGCTGCCGGTGGCAGCGTCGCCTGA
- the rpmD gene encoding 50S ribosomal protein L30 has product MTTQQTVKIQLVRSPIGTKESHRATVRGLGLRKLNSVSQLQDTPEVRGMINKISYLLKVL; this is encoded by the coding sequence ATGACTACGCAACAAACCGTCAAGATTCAACTGGTGCGCAGCCCGATCGGCACCAAGGAATCGCACCGCGCCACCGTTCGCGGCCTGGGTCTGCGCAAGCTCAACAGCGTGAGCCAGTTGCAGGACACGCCCGAAGTGCGCGGCATGATCAACAAGATCAGCTATCTGCTCAAAGTCCTCTGA